The Salvia miltiorrhiza cultivar Shanhuang (shh) unplaced genomic scaffold, IMPLAD_Smil_shh original_scaffold_186:::fragment_2:::debris, whole genome shotgun sequence DNA window TGCAGATCTCGAGTGAAGGAGTATCTTCCAATTGTTGGATTGGCAGACTTCAACAAATTAAGTGCTAAGCTCATACTTGGTGCTGACAGGTAATGTGTCAATCGTTAATGCTGATCTTGGAAAAAGTTAACAATGAGGTTATGTCTGAACTATTGTTGGCCTTAGTCTTGAATATTAGAGAAGACATGGAATAGTTAGAAACACAATTTATCTTCTCCAGTTTTACCCGATCGATGTATTTGACAAGCTGCAGTATCATGTGTCTGGTCACTGCATATATGTGTTATAGTTGATTTCTTGTATCGAACTACATTTCATCCAATTTCACTTTATTCTGTCAATAAGAAGAATTTTGAATCTGTTACTGATTTTACCTACTGTGTGCTATCTTTGTCCTTTCCCAAGAGAGAACTTTTCAATTTAGAATAGGGTCTCTGGGGGTGGTTGACCCTTGTCCTTCAGAAGGAAAAACTTTGCATTTTCCTTTACTAAAACAGACAAAATATGGTTAGAAAAAGACAAAATTATGAAATGCAGATCCCCTATTTTGGGTGGTTTCCCTGAATTGTAATATTCATGATCTGAGATTTATCAAGAAGTTCTCTAAACTATTAATAGAAGGGTTTTGCTCTTGGCAACTTCGTATGAAGTTGGATTGTTTGCCTGACTCTGCAATTGCGATAGCAATCTCATCTAAATATCCCATGTACGCAGACATAGACTCGTAGTTAACATTCACCACCCTCTTACAATATAGGTTTCCTGCAGCAACCATTTTGGTTCCATATCTTTGATTTTATCTTTATCCATGCTATTATGTTTTTACCCACACAAGATTGATATGTATTTCTCTTTTCACTTGTAGTCCTGCAATCCAAGACAACAGAGTTACTACTGTTCAGTGCTTGTCTGGTACAGGCTCATTGAGGGTAGGAGCTGAATTTTTGGCTCGGCATTATCATCAAGTAAGTCTAGTTCTCTTGCTGCTATCTATTTAATGTTTCtatcctcttcttcttcttcggtaGCCACATGAATATTCAGCCGCAAACTTTTGTGTATGGTGTTGCAGCATACTATTTATATCCCTCAGCCTACATGGGGAAACCATGTTAAGGTTTTTGGTTTAGCTGGGTTAGCTGTGAAGACATACCGCTACTATGATCCAGCTACTCGTGGACTCAATTTCAAAGGTTGGTTCTTTCTTCTGTACAAGCTCAGAATCTAGGTTTTTGTTAAAAGGAAGGGTCTATTATTTCTATCATGGATGTCAAATATTCTTGGAACTAGGGTGTACTAAAGGCAGTCACATTTCttaaccaaaaaaaaaggaagcCTAAAAGTTGCTCAGTTTTCTATGTGAGGCAATTTCATATTTTGCATGAGTAAAAAGTTAATGCCAACAAGAATCAGCAACATAGTACATGTTTTGGTGTTATACACTAAAAGTGATACAATAGAGGTGGACATTAGAAACTGGCACTTTCAATATTTCACCTTTTTCATTCTAGCATCATTTATCATTGGTTGAAAGATGCTGGAAATGATTGCTGTATGTTcaaatgtaaaatatttcaACTCTGTCTCGACTTTCCACTAAAAGCTTTAATACATTCTTTTGTGCAAAAAATAGGCTTGTTGGAAGATCTTGCATCTGCTCCTTCTGGAGCAATTGTGCTTCTTCATGCATGTGCTCATAACCCAACTGGTGTTGACCCTACTGCTCAAGAGTGGGAGCAAATAAGACAGTTAATGAGATCAAAGGCATTGTTACCCTTCTTTGATAGCGCCTATCAGGTAACCGAACTGTAGCTCATTGAGGTTGGGAATAGTTCTGATCCTTGGCATCTTAAAATATCAAATGTATATGTATTGATTTCGAGATCATTTTTTTCTTTAGGGTTTTGCTAGTGGAAACCTGGATGCAGATGCACAGTCAATCCGGATGTTTGTAAATGATGGGGGAGAATGTCTTGTGGCTCAAAGTTACGCAAAAAACATGGGGCTTTATGGGGAGCGTGTTGGTGCCCTGAGCATGGTAAGTTAGCTAAGAAAATTAATGTCACAGAAGGATTAATTCCACTTCTTCAACATGTGCCATGTTCTGCCAATCTTACCTCAACTACACAAATGTGGAGCATTCAAACAAGATCTTTTACAACCTACTTGCTGGTCTATGATAGAAAAATGGGGATTTTGCTCTTTATGTTTCTCTATGCTTTAAATTGTGAATGGTCAACTTCCTAAGACAGAATAGAAACGAATTGACTTAATAACATGTCATTCTTTGTCAAAGATAAACAGTCGATACCTGTTTCCTTTAGATTCTTGGAGCTTTGAATGTGCTAATTTTTAGAAACCTATACAGCTATGCTGTTGGCTTACATCCTTTTTTCCTTCATAATTTGTTGAGTTCACTTCAGAGATTATTTAGGTACAAGGATACATTGTAGTTTGAACAGATGAAATTGGTTAAAATTGTctttttgctttcttttttcTACCTCATATACGTATTCAGTTTAATGCtcatttttttccaaattcacAGGTGTGCAGGTCTGCTGATGTGGCAAGCAGGGTTGAGAGTCAGTTGAAATTAGTTATTAGGCCCATGTATTCAAACCCTCCGATTCATGGAGCGTCAATTGTGGCAACAATCCTCAAGGACAGGTGTTGAGTAATTGTCTATGGTGCATGAAATACACTAAATTATGTTTTGCTAGATGAATAATACATATAATCATAAAAACACAAGTAAAACAACTTTAGaaatatacaagagaaaataAGCATATATTTATGACTTTATAGAGCATATTCGTAATCAACATCTCCCTGCAGAGCTATGTTCCAAGAATGGGAAGTTGAGCTGAAGGCCATGGCTGATCGTATCATCAGCATGCGCAAGCAACTGTTTGATGCATTACGTAGTAGAGGTATCTTCTTCCCCCTATGTTGGGTTTCTACATCTTCTTCAGTCGTGTTTATTTCGCTTTGAGAAACTGTACATCTCATGTTGGCAGGTACACCTGGTGATTGGAGTCACATTATCAAGCAGATCGGGATGTTCACTTTCACCGGACTCAACTCAGCGCAAGTAGCCTTCATGACCAAAGAATACCACCTCTACCTAACATCTGATGGGTAAACCCAATTTCTTATCAACTCTCAACTTCTAAATTATCTGTAAAATGTCTTACGTTTAAAACATTGTGCCCAGAAATACAAGCAATATTAGGTAGAAGTTAGCAGTCAAAACTAGAAAACATTGCTATCAATCATCATAATTTACAAGTATGGAGAGTGCTCATACACTCCTAGGAATGGTATCTTCAAGATTCAGTTGATTCTTTAGTCGAGCTTGGGGCTAGCCGAAAGGTTTGAGACTAAAGTCTATTAAACACCGACAAATTTTGCATTAACATAACCAGACATCTCGACGATGGTTGCTTACTCTGTTGTAAAATCGTGCAGTCGAATAAGCATGGCTGGTCTGAGTTCAAGGACAGTGCCACACCTTGCTGATGCAATACATGCTGCTGTAACAAAAGTAGCCTGATCTTCTGTGGCTGGAGATTTGGTCATATCTCAACTTATTTCCTCtcattttaaaggtgatgtaaaCAATAAAAGCCATGGAGAGAAACTTTCTTGGCCTAAGTTTTTGTATCACATCTTGTTGTGGCATGatcattattttcatttatctaTTAGAAACTGTCTTATTTTATTGCGATCAAGTTGCGTTtgtgacattatatatgaacaCACATGGCATGTGATGTGGCGACGGCTATTGTTCCTCCTTACATTGAGACAGCCGTGTAGACATTCAGATGCTGAAAAATTGGCATCgtgatatttatatattatataaaagatcaATACAACGGTAACTTTTTACcgccaaattttctctctcccattATTCTCTCCCTATTTAACTAACTACcgtcattctctctctctctctctctctctctctctctttctttttatttctttacgtgttttcaatttttttttcttttcttcattatttttacttttataattattattttttctaatatttatacgttaattaaaaaattcattacgcgtatcaaattaaatactatgacaatagctttaatttgatttataatacataaaaaaataaatttaaaataaaaagtattcaaattaaattttttaaaattaatctatttctatctcttattttataaaggaAGTTAGTttatcattatatttttttgttatttgcataaaatattatttgaaatcatgaaaattacgtacattttattatgcaaggctgcaattatttttattactcttttctttcgagtttttattttataatatataaaagagaagttttatcccttcattttttccatccatttttttctcttttatttttataattttaattttattctaaacattgtcaaatttaatttataaaaaaatattcaatgtgcatcgtaagtttaagttcgtcagaagatctttaatatgatataaaaattataaaaaatgaatttaaaatgaataggttattaatattttattttctttttctttgttaaaaatttacaattttttatttatgtttgtgta harbors:
- the LOC131003280 gene encoding aspartate aminotransferase, cytoplasmic-like, which encodes MHDSHSPADRRLSSLLRHLQGSPLHAANPCLAAAPTSAARISVFDHVVRAPEDPILGVTVAYNKDPSPVKLNLGVGAYRTEEGKPLVLNVVRKAEQMLVNDRSRVKEYLPIVGLADFNKLSAKLILGADSPAIQDNRVTTVQCLSGTGSLRVGAEFLARHYHQHTIYIPQPTWGNHVKVFGLAGLAVKTYRYYDPATRGLNFKGLLEDLASAPSGAIVLLHACAHNPTGVDPTAQEWEQIRQLMRSKALLPFFDSAYQGFASGNLDADAQSIRMFVNDGGECLVAQSYAKNMGLYGERVGALSMVCRSADVASRVESQLKLVIRPMYSNPPIHGASIVATILKDRAMFQEWEVELKAMADRIISMRKQLFDALRSRGTPGDWSHIIKQIGMFTFTGLNSAQVAFMTKEYHLYLTSDGRISMAGLSSRTVPHLADAIHAAVTKVA